The proteins below are encoded in one region of Rhizobium sp. 9140:
- a CDS encoding rod-binding protein, whose product MAISPPTDLVMDVLRAADPTQVKEAQARLQSNRAAFRASSLAETGNGFTNTVAIINQNQAGTGLGNIENRAEPKRVPETYRKFEAMVLQNFVKSMMPSNSEDVYGKGTAGDIWKSMMAEQIGNVMAKGDGVGIAASMVADGAGGTSMTNRVSAQLDGNSANIAQSMVQEYQRKALDGFRASDALSSTGSTE is encoded by the coding sequence ATGGCCATTTCTCCTCCGACCGATCTGGTGATGGATGTCCTGCGGGCGGCCGATCCGACGCAGGTCAAGGAAGCGCAGGCGCGTCTGCAGTCCAACCGGGCGGCCTTCCGCGCTTCGAGCCTCGCGGAGACCGGCAACGGCTTTACCAACACGGTCGCGATCATCAATCAGAACCAGGCCGGTACCGGCCTCGGGAATATCGAAAATCGTGCCGAGCCGAAGAGGGTGCCGGAAACCTATCGCAAGTTCGAGGCCATGGTGCTTCAGAACTTCGTGAAATCGATGATGCCGAGCAACAGCGAGGACGTCTACGGCAAGGGCACGGCCGGCGACATCTGGAAGAGCATGATGGCCGAGCAGATCGGCAACGTTATGGCCAAGGGCGACGGCGTCGGCATTGCCGCGAGCATGGTGGCCGATGGCGCTGGCGGAACGAGCATGACCAATCGCGTCAGCGCGCAACTCGATGGCAACAGCGCCAACATTGCCCAGAGCATGGTGCAGGAATATCAGCGCAAGGCGCTGGACGGCTTCCGGGCGAGCGACGCGCTGTCCTCGACAGGCAGTACGGAGTGA
- a CDS encoding WecB/TagA/CpsF family glycosyltransferase, which yields MKYFPPVSIQPSHRDILDLAVCDFEWEEAFTFVDEVASLPIGQTIISFLNANNANYMMEDPDYRAILERHIVLPDGHGVDIASKIFHGKPFPANLNGTDFVPAMLTYMRTPRRVAMVGARPEVLQRAAENFAKHTPWHTFIPVSDGYFDPSESDAVMAKVREARPDILLIAMGTPRQEKWIDRYVGPGHARLVLGVGALFDFIAGEVPRAPESIRRMRLEWLYRMTIEPQRLWKRYVIGIPVFLRFVLWRKLTGPRTARTLPARRVASL from the coding sequence ATGAAATATTTTCCGCCCGTCTCGATCCAGCCGTCCCACCGCGACATCCTCGACCTCGCGGTCTGCGATTTCGAATGGGAGGAAGCATTCACCTTCGTAGACGAGGTCGCCTCGTTGCCGATCGGGCAGACGATCATTTCCTTCCTGAATGCCAACAATGCCAACTACATGATGGAAGACCCCGACTACCGCGCTATTCTCGAGCGGCATATCGTGCTGCCGGATGGCCATGGTGTCGATATCGCCTCCAAGATCTTTCATGGCAAGCCGTTCCCCGCCAATCTGAACGGAACCGATTTCGTGCCGGCCATGCTCACCTATATGCGCACGCCCCGCCGCGTCGCGATGGTCGGTGCGCGCCCCGAGGTCCTGCAGCGGGCCGCCGAGAATTTCGCCAAGCATACGCCCTGGCATACGTTCATTCCCGTATCGGACGGCTACTTCGATCCGTCCGAATCTGATGCCGTCATGGCGAAGGTGCGCGAGGCCAGACCCGACATTCTCTTGATCGCCATGGGAACGCCGCGCCAGGAAAAGTGGATCGACCGCTATGTTGGCCCGGGGCATGCCCGGCTCGTGCTCGGCGTGGGCGCCCTGTTCGATTTCATCGCTGGCGAGGTGCCGCGTGCGCCCGAATCCATCCGTCGCATGCGCCTGGAGTGGCTCTACCGCATGACCATCGAGCCGCAGCGCCTGTGGAAGCGCTATGTCATCGGCATCCCGGTCTTCCTGCGCTTCGTTCTCTGGCGCAAGCTGACTGGACCGCGCACGGCGCGTACCCTGCCGGCCCGACGGGTCGCGTCGCTGTAA
- the folD gene encoding bifunctional methylenetetrahydrofolate dehydrogenase/methenyltetrahydrofolate cyclohydrolase FolD, producing the protein MSTVIDGKTVAASVLDRVKTAASTLEESHGVKTGLAVVIVGNDPASHTYVSSKSRMAKECGFVSVQHTLPEETTQEDLAAIVDRLNADPAIHGILVQLPLPPHFNSDPIIQSIRPEKDVDGLNVVNAGKLATGDLKGGLVSCTPAGAMVFVRQTHGADLSGLNAVVIGRSNLFGKPMAALLLAANATVTVAHSRTRDLPAVCRNADILVAAVGRPEMVKADWVKPGATVIDVGINRIAAPERGEGKTRLVGDVAFAECKDIAATITPVPGGVGPMTIAMLMANTVIAAHRAAGVEAPSF; encoded by the coding sequence ATGAGCACCGTTATCGATGGAAAGACCGTAGCCGCCTCCGTTCTCGACCGCGTGAAGACAGCGGCCAGCACGCTGGAAGAAAGCCACGGCGTCAAGACGGGGCTTGCCGTCGTCATCGTCGGCAATGATCCGGCCAGCCACACCTATGTCTCCTCCAAGAGCCGGATGGCCAAGGAATGCGGTTTCGTGTCCGTGCAGCACACACTGCCGGAGGAAACCACCCAGGAAGACCTCGCAGCCATTGTTGATCGCCTCAATGCCGATCCTGCGATCCATGGCATTCTTGTGCAACTGCCCCTGCCGCCGCATTTCAATTCCGACCCGATCATCCAGTCGATCCGGCCGGAAAAGGACGTGGACGGGCTGAACGTCGTCAATGCCGGAAAGCTCGCGACCGGCGATCTGAAGGGCGGTCTTGTCTCCTGCACACCGGCCGGCGCGATGGTTTTCGTTCGCCAGACCCATGGCGCCGATCTCTCGGGCCTCAATGCGGTCGTCATTGGGCGCTCCAACCTGTTCGGCAAGCCGATGGCAGCCCTGCTGCTCGCCGCCAACGCGACCGTGACGGTCGCCCATTCGCGCACGCGGGATCTGCCCGCCGTCTGCCGCAATGCGGATATTCTCGTTGCCGCCGTCGGCCGGCCGGAAATGGTGAAGGCGGATTGGGTCAAGCCGGGTGCCACCGTCATCGATGTCGGCATCAACCGCATCGCGGCGCCCGAGCGCGGGGAGGGCAAGACCCGCCTCGTCGGCGACGTCGCCTTCGCCGAGTGCAAGGATATCGCCGCAACCATCACGCCCGTCCCCGGCGGCGTCGGGCCGATGACCATCGCCATGCTCATGGCCAACACCGTCATCGCCGCCCACCGCGCGGCCGGCGTGGAAGCGCCCAGCTTCTAG
- a CDS encoding LacI family DNA-binding transcriptional regulator, protein MVVNLRQLAEMLGLSQTTVSRALNGYPEVNAETRERVLQAVRDTGYRPNRAAQRLATGRAASIGLVMTVAPDIDTDVHFSAFLTGLGEASVRHDFHFVINPSAPEEEETTFRRLAASGNVDALFIASVRRDDPRIEMLRSLPIPYLVHGRAIGQGEDYPFLDIDNEGAFYEATQLLISLGHRRIALINGQEHLTFAMRRKAGMLAALREAGLETQDVLIAHDFMTDEYGFRATTAFLADTRPPTAILCSSTVMALGVVRALNRAGLKVGDDVSLIAHDDVLPLLKPEHFNVPLTTTQSSLRAAGARVAERLITHVLSPEDALEHEVWQAELIIRDSTKPAPQG, encoded by the coding sequence ATGGTCGTCAATCTCAGACAGTTGGCCGAGATGCTCGGCCTGTCGCAGACGACAGTCAGCCGGGCGCTGAACGGCTATCCGGAGGTGAATGCGGAAACGCGCGAGCGCGTGCTACAGGCGGTGCGCGATACCGGATATCGGCCGAACCGCGCCGCGCAGCGGCTGGCGACCGGCCGTGCCGCCTCGATCGGCCTTGTGATGACGGTCGCTCCCGACATTGACACGGACGTGCATTTCAGCGCTTTCCTGACCGGCCTTGGGGAGGCTTCCGTTCGTCACGACTTTCATTTCGTCATCAATCCCAGTGCGCCGGAAGAGGAAGAGACGACCTTTCGTCGGCTCGCGGCCAGCGGCAATGTCGATGCGCTGTTTATCGCCTCCGTACGTCGTGACGATCCGCGGATCGAGATGCTGCGCTCGCTGCCGATTCCGTATCTGGTGCACGGCCGGGCGATCGGTCAGGGCGAGGACTATCCCTTCCTCGACATCGACAATGAGGGGGCCTTCTACGAGGCGACGCAACTGCTGATCTCGCTCGGGCACCGCCGCATCGCGCTGATCAACGGACAGGAACACCTGACCTTCGCCATGCGCCGGAAAGCGGGCATGCTGGCGGCTCTTCGGGAAGCGGGGCTGGAAACCCAGGATGTTCTGATCGCCCATGATTTCATGACGGACGAATACGGTTTTCGGGCGACGACGGCATTCCTGGCGGATACCCGGCCGCCGACCGCCATTCTCTGTTCCAGCACGGTCATGGCGCTGGGTGTGGTCCGGGCGCTGAACCGCGCCGGGCTGAAGGTCGGAGACGACGTGTCGCTGATCGCGCATGACGACGTGCTGCCGCTGCTGAAACCGGAACATTTCAACGTGCCGCTGACGACGACGCAGTCTTCGCTGCGGGCAGCGGGCGCCCGCGTGGCGGAACGGCTGATCACCCATGTCCTGAGTCCGGAAGATGCACTGGAGCACGAGGTTTGGCAGGCGGAACTGATCATCCGCGACTCGACCAAGCCGGCGCCGCAGGGCTGA
- a CDS encoding ABC transporter substrate-binding protein, which translates to MKTKLILGAAALALIAGTASAAELKFKPGEDAKFNWKSYEDFKSGHDLKGQSLTIFGPWRGEDQVLFEAVLDYFRDVTGADVKYSSSENYEQQIVIDTQAGSPPDVAILPQPGLIADLASKGYLTPLSEGTDKWLLDNYAAGQSWVDLSTYAGKDGQKALYAFPYKIDVKSLVWYVPENFEDAGYDVPKTMEELKALTDKIVADGGTPWCIGLGSGGATGWPATDWVEDMMLRTQPADTYDKWVSNAIPFNDPAVVGAIDEFGFFAKNPKYVDGGTQAVSSTDFRDSPKGLFASPPKCYLHHQASFIPSFFPEGTKVGEDADFFYMPPYASKPDLGNPVLGAGTLAMITKDTPASRAFLDFLKTPIAHEVWMAQSSFLTPYKGVNLDTYANAPMKKQGDILLNATTFRFDGSDLMPGKIGAGAFWTGMIDYVGGKPAADVATDIQKSWDSIK; encoded by the coding sequence GTGAAGACCAAACTGATCCTGGGCGCAGCTGCGCTTGCTCTTATCGCCGGAACCGCCTCGGCGGCGGAGCTAAAGTTCAAGCCGGGCGAAGACGCCAAGTTCAACTGGAAAAGCTACGAGGACTTCAAGTCCGGTCATGACCTCAAGGGTCAGTCGCTGACCATCTTCGGCCCCTGGCGCGGCGAAGACCAGGTCCTGTTCGAAGCCGTGCTCGACTATTTCCGCGACGTCACCGGCGCCGACGTCAAATATTCGTCGTCCGAAAATTACGAGCAGCAGATCGTCATCGACACGCAGGCGGGCTCGCCGCCGGACGTGGCCATCCTGCCCCAGCCAGGCCTCATCGCCGACCTCGCCTCCAAGGGCTACCTGACGCCCCTTAGCGAAGGTACGGACAAGTGGCTGCTCGACAATTACGCGGCAGGTCAGTCCTGGGTCGATCTCTCGACCTATGCCGGCAAGGACGGCCAGAAGGCGCTCTACGCATTCCCTTACAAGATCGACGTCAAGTCGCTCGTTTGGTACGTGCCCGAGAACTTCGAGGATGCGGGCTATGACGTGCCCAAGACCATGGAAGAGCTGAAAGCCCTGACCGACAAGATCGTCGCGGACGGCGGCACGCCGTGGTGCATCGGTCTCGGTTCGGGCGGCGCGACCGGCTGGCCGGCGACCGACTGGGTCGAGGACATGATGCTGCGCACGCAGCCGGCCGACACCTATGACAAGTGGGTCTCGAACGCCATTCCGTTCAACGATCCGGCCGTCGTCGGCGCGATCGACGAGTTCGGCTTCTTTGCCAAGAACCCGAAATATGTCGATGGCGGCACGCAGGCGGTCTCGTCCACCGACTTCCGCGACAGCCCGAAGGGCCTCTTCGCCTCGCCGCCGAAGTGCTACCTGCATCATCAGGCATCCTTTATCCCGTCCTTCTTCCCGGAGGGTACAAAGGTCGGTGAGGATGCGGACTTCTTCTACATGCCGCCCTACGCCAGCAAGCCGGATCTCGGTAACCCGGTTCTCGGCGCCGGCACGCTCGCCATGATCACCAAGGACACGCCGGCGTCGCGTGCCTTCCTCGACTTCCTGAAGACGCCGATCGCACATGAGGTCTGGATGGCCCAGTCGAGCTTCCTCACCCCTTACAAGGGCGTGAACCTCGACACCTACGCCAATGCGCCGATGAAGAAGCAGGGAGACATTCTCCTCAATGCGACCACCTTCCGCTTCGATGGCTCCGACCTGATGCCCGGCAAGATCGGCGCCGGTGCCTTCTGGACCGGCATGATCGACTATGTCGGCGGCAAGCCGGCAGCCGATGTGGCGACCGACATCCAGAAGTCCTGGGATAGCATCAAGTAA
- a CDS encoding carbohydrate ABC transporter permease — protein MQQLLIAVVTMVAGVLACAAYFYGTNLILDLIFPSKGRSGAKASRNLRISNAIRPWLFLFPALFAMTIYLIYPVISSVWLSFHDKAGQNFVGGANYAWMINDGEFRQSIFNNFLWLLVVPALATFFGLIIAALTDRIWWGNIAKTLIFMPMAISFVGASVIWKFIYDYRAAGTEQIGLLNAIVTSLGFEPQAWVTIPLWNNFFLMAILVWIQTGFAMVILSAALRGIPEETVEAAVIDGANGFQIFFKIMIPQIWGTIAVVWTTITILVLKVFDIVLAMTNGQWQTQVLANLMFDWMFRGGGDFGRGAAIAVVIMLLVVPIMIWNIRNAAKEMKGH, from the coding sequence ATGCAGCAATTGTTGATAGCTGTGGTAACGATGGTGGCCGGCGTTCTCGCTTGCGCCGCCTATTTCTACGGAACGAACCTGATCCTCGACCTCATCTTCCCATCGAAGGGTCGATCGGGCGCCAAGGCATCGCGCAATCTGCGCATCAGCAACGCCATCCGCCCCTGGCTCTTCCTGTTCCCCGCGCTCTTCGCCATGACGATCTACCTGATCTATCCGGTGATCTCCTCGGTCTGGCTCTCCTTCCACGACAAGGCTGGGCAGAATTTCGTCGGCGGCGCCAATTATGCCTGGATGATCAATGACGGCGAGTTCCGCCAGTCGATCTTCAACAATTTCCTCTGGCTGCTCGTCGTCCCGGCACTCGCCACCTTCTTCGGCCTCATCATCGCGGCCCTCACCGATCGCATCTGGTGGGGCAACATCGCCAAGACGCTGATCTTCATGCCCATGGCGATCTCCTTCGTCGGCGCCTCGGTCATCTGGAAGTTCATCTACGATTATCGCGCTGCCGGCACCGAACAGATTGGCCTGCTCAACGCCATCGTCACATCGCTTGGCTTCGAGCCGCAGGCCTGGGTCACAATCCCGCTCTGGAACAACTTCTTCCTGATGGCGATCCTCGTCTGGATCCAGACCGGCTTTGCCATGGTCATCCTGTCGGCAGCCCTGCGCGGCATTCCGGAGGAAACGGTCGAGGCCGCCGTCATCGACGGGGCGAACGGATTCCAGATCTTCTTCAAGATCATGATCCCGCAGATCTGGGGCACGATCGCCGTGGTCTGGACCACCATCACCATCCTCGTCCTCAAGGTGTTCGACATCGTGCTGGCGATGACCAACGGGCAATGGCAGACGCAGGTTCTGGCCAATCTCATGTTCGACTGGATGTTCCGGGGCGGCGGCGATTTCGGCCGCGGCGCGGCGATCGCCGTGGTCATCATGCTCCTCGTCGTGCCGATCATGATCTGGAACATTCGCAATGCCGCCAAAGAGATGAAGGGACACTGA
- a CDS encoding carbohydrate ABC transporter permease codes for MIASKRSPLVLFVHLSVLLLVILWTIPTAGLLISSLRDKDQLAVSGWWTALSTSSQNLTVRAPGPETQQQRDGKFVISGNALDNRSAKVSAFGFRTQEPAAFEPGQTATLNDGERLTVQEDGTYEIVSDVAMEGSRGQRIFVQAAVPSRFTFDNYREVLNAEGIGASFINSLTVSIPSTIIPILVAAFAAYALAWMPFPGRTVLIAIVVGLLVVPLQMSLIPLLKLYNGVGAFLGVPAKTYVGIWLAHMGFGLPLAIYLLRNYMAGLPREIMESARVDGASDFDIFVKIILPLSFPALASFAIFQFLWTWNDLLVAMVFLGTGNNELVLTGRLVNLLGSRGGNWEILTASAFITIIIPLIVFFSLQRYLVRGLLAGSVKGG; via the coding sequence ATGATCGCATCGAAACGCTCCCCGCTCGTTCTCTTCGTCCATCTCTCCGTGCTTCTGCTGGTCATCCTCTGGACGATCCCGACAGCTGGCCTCCTCATCTCGTCGCTGCGCGACAAGGACCAGCTGGCCGTCTCCGGCTGGTGGACGGCGCTGTCCACCTCCAGCCAGAACCTGACGGTGCGCGCGCCCGGACCGGAAACGCAGCAGCAGCGCGACGGCAAATTCGTCATCTCCGGCAACGCGCTCGACAATCGCAGCGCCAAGGTCTCCGCCTTCGGTTTCCGCACGCAGGAACCGGCCGCCTTCGAGCCCGGCCAGACCGCGACGCTCAACGACGGCGAGCGCCTGACCGTGCAGGAGGACGGCACTTATGAGATCGTCTCGGACGTCGCCATGGAAGGTTCGCGCGGCCAGCGCATCTTCGTTCAGGCAGCCGTTCCCTCGCGCTTCACCTTCGACAATTACCGCGAGGTCCTGAATGCGGAGGGCATCGGCGCGTCGTTCATCAATTCGCTGACGGTCTCCATTCCCTCCACCATCATCCCCATTCTCGTCGCGGCTTTTGCTGCCTATGCGCTCGCGTGGATGCCGTTTCCCGGCCGCACCGTGCTTATCGCCATCGTCGTCGGCCTGCTGGTCGTGCCGCTTCAGATGTCGCTCATCCCGCTCCTGAAACTCTATAACGGCGTCGGCGCCTTCCTTGGCGTGCCTGCCAAGACCTATGTCGGCATCTGGCTGGCGCATATGGGCTTCGGCCTGCCGCTCGCCATCTATCTCCTGCGCAACTACATGGCCGGGCTGCCGCGCGAAATCATGGAATCCGCACGGGTCGACGGCGCCAGCGATTTCGACATCTTCGTCAAGATCATCCTGCCGCTGTCCTTCCCGGCACTCGCTTCCTTCGCCATCTTCCAGTTCCTCTGGACCTGGAACGATCTTCTCGTTGCCATGGTTTTTCTCGGCACCGGCAATAACGAACTCGTGCTCACCGGCCGCCTCGTCAACCTGCTCGGCTCGCGCGGTGGCAACTGGGAAATCCTGACGGCCTCAGCCTTCATCACCATCATCATTCCGCTGATCGTCTTCTTCAGCCTCCAGCGCTATCTCGTGCGCGGCCTGCTGGCGGGATCGGTCAAGGGCGGCTGA
- a CDS encoding beta-galactosidase BglA, with translation MNEQTSALLPADRDWWRGAVIYQIYPRSYQDSNDDGIGDLKGITRRLPYIASLNVDAIWISPFFTSPMKDFGYDVSNYNGVDPIFGLLSDFDDLIAEAHRLAIRVMIDLVLSHTSDQHPWFAESRSSRFNPKADWYVWSDSKPDGTPPNNWMSIFGGSAWQWDPTRLQYYMHNFLTSQPDLNLHNTEVQDALIAVERFWLERGVDGFRLDTINFYFHDLELRDNPALAPERRNANTAPAVNPYNYQEHIYDKNRPENIAFLQRFRAVMDEYPAIAAVGEVGDSQIGLEIAGQYTSGGDKMHMCYAFEFLAPDPLTPARVAEVQHAFERAAPEGWACWAFSNHDVVRHVSRWGQGIADHDAHAKFLASMLMSLRGSVCIYQGEELALTEAELAFADLQDPYGIQFWPDFKGRDGCRTPMVWEADALNGGFGDGRPWLPVPPEHLARAVSVQEQDMRSVLHHYRRFLAFRRQYKALAKGEIAFKPYAAPILGFERSHGNETLLCLFNMSGETASVERPAERLDVLTGHGFASELGDNSITLPAWSGFFARIV, from the coding sequence ATGAACGAACAAACCTCGGCCCTGTTGCCCGCCGACCGCGACTGGTGGCGCGGCGCCGTCATCTACCAGATCTATCCGCGCTCCTATCAGGACAGCAACGATGACGGCATCGGCGATCTCAAGGGGATCACGCGCCGGCTACCCTACATCGCCTCGCTGAATGTCGATGCCATCTGGATCTCGCCCTTCTTTACCTCGCCGATGAAGGATTTCGGCTACGACGTCTCGAACTATAACGGCGTCGATCCGATCTTCGGCCTGCTGTCCGATTTCGACGATCTGATCGCCGAGGCGCATCGCCTGGCAATCCGGGTCATGATCGACCTCGTGCTCTCCCACACCTCCGACCAGCACCCGTGGTTCGCCGAAAGCCGCTCCAGCCGCTTCAACCCGAAGGCGGACTGGTACGTCTGGTCGGACTCCAAGCCCGACGGCACGCCGCCCAACAACTGGATGTCGATCTTCGGCGGGTCCGCATGGCAGTGGGACCCGACGCGCCTGCAATATTACATGCACAACTTCCTGACCTCGCAGCCGGACCTGAACCTGCACAATACCGAGGTTCAGGATGCGCTGATCGCGGTCGAGCGGTTCTGGCTGGAGCGCGGCGTCGACGGCTTCCGGCTCGACACGATAAACTTCTACTTCCACGATCTGGAACTGCGCGACAACCCGGCGCTGGCGCCCGAGCGCCGCAATGCCAACACGGCACCGGCTGTGAATCCCTATAATTATCAGGAACATATCTACGACAAGAACCGTCCGGAAAACATCGCCTTCCTCCAGCGCTTCCGCGCCGTCATGGACGAGTATCCGGCAATCGCTGCGGTCGGCGAGGTGGGCGACAGCCAGATCGGTCTTGAAATCGCCGGCCAGTACACCTCCGGCGGCGACAAGATGCACATGTGCTATGCCTTCGAATTCCTGGCGCCCGATCCGCTGACGCCGGCGCGCGTGGCCGAGGTGCAGCATGCCTTCGAGCGCGCGGCACCCGAAGGCTGGGCCTGCTGGGCGTTTTCCAACCACGACGTCGTGCGCCATGTCTCCCGCTGGGGGCAGGGCATTGCGGATCATGACGCGCATGCGAAATTCCTTGCCAGCATGCTGATGTCGCTACGCGGCTCCGTCTGCATCTATCAGGGGGAGGAACTGGCGCTGACCGAGGCCGAACTTGCCTTCGCGGACCTTCAGGACCCCTATGGCATCCAGTTCTGGCCCGACTTCAAGGGTCGCGACGGCTGCCGCACGCCGATGGTCTGGGAAGCCGATGCCCTGAACGGCGGCTTCGGCGATGGTCGCCCCTGGCTACCGGTGCCGCCGGAGCATCTGGCCCGTGCCGTCTCGGTGCAGGAGCAGGACATGCGCTCCGTCCTCCACCACTACCGCCGTTTTCTTGCCTTCCGCCGCCAGTACAAGGCGCTGGCCAAGGGCGAGATCGCTTTCAAGCCCTATGCAGCGCCTATTCTCGGCTTCGAACGGAGCCATGGCAATGAGACGCTGCTTTGCTTGTTCAACATGAGCGGCGAGACGGCATCTGTCGAACGGCCAGCCGAGCGGCTCGATGTGCTGACCGGCCACGGCTTTGCCTCCGAACTCGGCGATAACAGCATTACATTGCCCGCCTGGAGCGGATTTTTCGCGCGGATCGTCTGA
- the ugpC gene encoding ABC transporter ATP-binding protein, translating to MSGLELRKIRKSYGAVDVIHGIDLTIERGEFIVFVGPSGCGKSTLLRMIAGLEEITGGEMFIEGEKVNDTPPSKRGIAMVFQSYALYPHMTVYDNMAFGMRIAKESKEEIDRRVRAAADILQLTQYLDRLPKALSGGQRQRVAIGRAICRDPKVFLFDEPLSNLDAALRVATRIEIARLNEQMADTTMIYVTHDQVEAMTLADRIVVLSGGHIEQVGPPLELYERPANLFVAQFIGSPAMNIIPARIVATGAQTTVELVGGKRDILDIPTPDTENGRQASFGVRPEDLQITTGDSFLFEGTVSIVEALGEVTLLYIEGLVPDEPIIAKLAGIQPIKRGERVRFTADRAKLHLFDGEGKTYRR from the coding sequence ATGTCCGGACTGGAACTACGCAAGATCCGCAAATCCTATGGTGCCGTGGATGTCATCCACGGCATCGATCTCACGATCGAAAGAGGTGAGTTCATCGTCTTCGTCGGTCCGTCCGGCTGCGGAAAATCCACGCTTCTGCGCATGATCGCCGGGCTCGAGGAGATCACCGGCGGCGAGATGTTCATCGAGGGCGAGAAGGTCAACGACACGCCGCCATCCAAGCGCGGCATCGCCATGGTGTTCCAGTCCTATGCGCTCTACCCGCATATGACGGTTTACGACAACATGGCCTTCGGCATGCGCATCGCCAAGGAAAGCAAGGAGGAGATCGACCGCCGCGTCCGCGCCGCCGCCGACATCCTGCAACTCACGCAATATCTCGACCGTCTGCCGAAGGCGCTTTCCGGCGGCCAGCGCCAGCGCGTCGCCATCGGCCGCGCCATCTGCCGCGACCCCAAGGTCTTCCTGTTCGATGAACCCCTGTCGAACCTCGACGCGGCGCTGCGCGTCGCCACCCGCATCGAGATCGCCCGGCTGAACGAGCAGATGGCCGATACGACCATGATCTATGTGACGCACGATCAGGTGGAGGCGATGACGCTCGCGGACCGCATCGTCGTGCTTTCCGGCGGCCATATCGAGCAGGTCGGCCCGCCGCTCGAACTCTACGAGCGTCCCGCCAACCTCTTCGTCGCCCAGTTCATCGGCTCGCCCGCCATGAACATCATCCCCGCCCGGATCGTCGCCACCGGCGCCCAGACGACGGTCGAACTCGTCGGCGGCAAGCGCGACATCCTCGATATCCCCACACCCGACACCGAAAACGGCCGCCAGGCGAGCTTCGGCGTCCGCCCCGAAGATCTCCAGATCACCACCGGCGACAGCTTTCTCTTCGAAGGCACCGTCTCCATCGTCGAGGCGCTCGGCGAAGTCACCCTCCTCTACATCGAAGGCCTCGTCCCCGACGAACCCATCATCGCCAAACTCGCCGGCATCCAGCCGATCAAGCGGGGAGAACGGGTGCGGTTCACGGCCGACCGGGCGAAGCTGCATCTGTTTGACGGGGAGGGGAAGACGTATCGGCGGTGA